One part of the Pogoniulus pusillus isolate bPogPus1 chromosome 8, bPogPus1.pri, whole genome shotgun sequence genome encodes these proteins:
- the LOC135177764 gene encoding uncharacterized protein LOC135177764, which produces MTWLSLVLSLTVALCLLCLVPHGPTLGISSWLLESRTQELPGEPKTQPGDAESMASRCQRGYGFCKPHRCWRGVLPEKAKQPDASPRSTSSEWPGCYNLRQLQQWGRVWMSSLLEDENRADKDPKNTFSDWPGSFALCRLQKWVCFRAGVLPESEKQPSADAESPFSEWPGSFGFQRPENWVRFRTTGVCPESQKNPDAGQESVFSKWPGSSGLRRLQLWASDLPFLLGQLWEHSAQADVTCPLYWACQTSWLLCMVWIALGLWTNAERPCTPGSSATESSAVRAECRKKDSQSRYEQLRRVEHRMAAWDSLVRRLCLRELRHRHYGKAAQEPGSQPAAE; this is translated from the exons ATGACATGGCTCAGCCTGGTTCTCTCCCTCACAGtggctctctgcctgctgtgtcTGGTGCCCCATGGCCCTACGCTTGGCATCTCCAGCTGGCTTCTTGAATCCAGGACCCAAGAGCTTCCTGGAGAACCGAAGACGCAGCCTGGTGATGCTGAGAGCATGGCTTCCAGATGCCAGCGCGGCTATGGCTTTTGCAAGCCCCACAGGTGCTGGAGGGGCGTTCTTCCTGAAAAGGCAAAGCAGCCTGACGCCAGCCCGAGGAGCACCTCCTCGGAATGGCCGGGATGCTATAACCTTCGGCAGCTCCAGCaatggggcagggtctggatgAGCTCGCTGCTTGAGGATGAGAACCGAGCGGACAAGGACCCCAAGAACACGTTCTCAGACTGGCCAGGAAGCTTTGCCCTTTGCAGACTCCAAAAGTGGGTCTGCTTCAGGGCAGGCGTTCTGCCTGAGAGTGAGAAACAACCAAGTGCTGATGCTGAGAGCCCATTCTCGGAATGGCCAGGAAGCTTTGGCTTCCAGAGACCTGAGAATTGGGTCAGGTTCAGGACCACTGGTGTCTGTCCTGAAAGCCAGAAGAATCCAGATGCTGGCCAGGAGAGCGTGTTCTCAAAGTGGCCTGGAAGCTCTGGCCTTCGGAGactccagctctgggcctctGACCTGCCCTTCCTTCTGGGCCAGCTTTGGGaacacagtgcccaggcagacGTGACCTGCCCGCTTTACTGGGCCTGTCAAACCTCGTGGCTGTTGTGCATGGTCTGGATTGCACTTGGCCTTTGGACAAATGCAGAGAGACCCTGCACCCCA GGAAGCAGTGCGACAGAATCGTCTGCCGTGAGGGCAGAGTGCAGGAAAAAGGACAGCCAGAGTCGTTACGAGCAGCTGCGCCGGGTGGAGCACCGCATGGCCGCTTGGGACAGCCTTGTCCGTCGCCTCTGCCTGCGAGAGCTCCGGCACCGCCACTACGGGAAGGCAGCGCAGGAACcag GGTCACAGCCAGCTGCTGAGTAG